The genomic stretch AAGCAAAAAGATcatcattaaataaaagtaataaagttaaataaataaagtttgaatcaattttttttaatttattttgtatgtttgagactttatattttttaattttttttactaataagcatgtgacacatgataataaaaaataaatttttttcaTAACACATCACTTAGTGAGATGACTTAGTGAAATATTTAGTCTCacctttttataatattgtacttTACAAACTAATTTTTTGAATAACATGGAAATTATGATTATTGTGATATAATGGTGAGCGGAAAGCAAAAACATCATCATTAAGAAGATAagaaagttaaataaatagggtaaattgataaccaaagttatgggagggagataaaaggtttgcatcaatttttttttttttttgttttgtgtttgaaacttatatttttttaattttttaaaaaaatttatgaaTGAGGTGAAATATAAGGTTTTGTTTATCATGTTGAACTCAAAGCTAGTAAGAATAGAAATTAtacatatatgaaaattaaagggttaaacaaattaaaaaaatggaaaaataaaacaATAGGCGAAAGTAGTAACTGACAACGTAACAATAAAGTGTTCACATAAAAGAAGATCATGACATTGAAACCtataaaacacaacaaaataaaaaggttagaattaatttactaatagaaatgttaaaaaaaccataaaaaaaatcaataccaagatatacacaaaagatatgtaatttcacttaaagagatgaagtgtatatatatatcaaaaaaaaATGCTATAACATTCATTAAGATTAAGAATTCAAGAGTAAGATGAAAGGTTGAAATTAGGTTACGAACTTACAATGAATGGGAGAAGAGGAATAACAAAAGTGGAGTAAATGCATAATAAAACATCTTGaatgtgttattattattattagaacttAATTAGACATGAAATATTATAGCAAATTAGGAGGTTTTTGAGAGTTGTCACATGGCAATTAAATACTACTCAAGTTAGTCTTTTAATGGtattttatagatgatttagttagtcatttaactatattgtatagatagaaaTATATTTGAACGCGGACATCGGCAATTCAAAGGCATTTTGGCCAAAAAAAATTGGGGaagatgatattttgaaaattgtatatgtagttgattcatatgtggGTGGAGTAAAAGAACAGGGATTACTAATctgattttggtttttttttaaagaaggaaaaaaagagtggattaaaaaataatttattgctaggtggcttttagtcgatgtctacgtgacatttaTAATCTTAGATGGCTTTTAGTTgatgtctacgtgacatttaacaggtgtttcaagtagccttttaataaaattttatagatTAGAGTGACACGCGGATTAAGATGTGGCATTGCAAATGCATACGTGGCTTTTCCttatcctacgtggcattgtctgCGTGGCCTTTTAaagctagccttttaataagattttatagatttGTATTCTCCAACTTATTGACGGTCAGCGTTCGGaaactttgaccttcaaaaagTAAATGGAtgaaaatactccctcctattctagataaacctccctattcatggggggcactagaattaaggagatggattaaaataaggtaaaataTTGTAATGGGGTTAgctaattggagagagggaagggaTTGTGGGGATATTATtgtgggtgaggtgattaaaataagtattgttgtggggtaagttgattaaaataagtattgttgtgggatgAGTTGAGTATTGTTGTGGGAttagatgattaaaataagtataaaactttattAAAGAAGGAAATAGGAAGATattatgaatagatgaaaaagggaAGAGAGAAGGTTATGTAGAATAGAAGGGAGTAGtataaatataaggtagtttcaaaccaaaaaaaataaaaaaaaccattTTTTAAAGAGAAACTCAGATTGATGAGATGCACACCACCACCGTTTATAAATAGAGGTAACCAAGTATACTCGTGTTCATCACCAATTAGAAGTTACTCCTCAACTAAAACAACCCAGATTTTGAAAATCACTCCATAATATCACTGATTTTGGGGGATCTCTGCTCAATAATTCGGCCATACGACGCCTCTACTTAATTTGGGTACCCTCTTTGCTTCCTTTTCATTGctcatttgatttttttttttttttttttttttgtcatatcTACTCCTTTTTCTCAACTTCAATTTTACTAATATACGAATTGGTACTTTATCGCTTGTGTCATCATTTACCGCAGTTCAATTGGATGGTTATTGCTTTATTTTAATCAaacggtaaacaaatgattatcaAATTTGAGATCGCTGGGCTTGTATCGTATTTTATGCCCATATAGGTGTTGGTTTTAAGGCCTGGTAAATGATAGGGATGAATTTGTAGGCTGAAGAACAGTTAAGATAGGGATTTGAAGACTTAGAAACAAACCCATTAGTCTTGTGTTACGCCCTTTTATAAGAATATTGGAAATCATTACCCCGTTTAGCATAAAAACATAAATGAAAACTGGAGAAACTGTTGTAAAGCACTGTTTTTTTAAGGTGGTCTTATTCAAGAACTTGTGGAAACATAACAAGTTAGGATAACCATTCATGTGAGACCGCTGCATACGGACAATTGGTTGGGGTGTTACTCTTCCTACAGTTAGCTTAGTCGGTAAAAGTTGTTTGATGTCCGTTTAAGAGCCCGGctttattgtattgtattgtattaaTGGACCATTTTGCTTAAGACTTACTGAGTAGTTAACTATGGACCAAAAAGAATCGAGTTTCCACTGTTGTTTGCTGGGTCTCTATTAGTCAGTTGTCAACTTGTGTTTTGTCTCCGCTTTCTTATCAAACAAATGTTTTTGGTAAACATCCCTGTCATCATCCACCTTTGTAGTTTCATTCAATCCGTTCTCTTTGGTTTTATTTTAAAGTAAGTGGTGAATCAACGAAGTATTCAATGGACTAAAAAACTGTATTTTTGTGTTGCGACTCAACCAATATGAAAGAGGCGTTTTTATTTTTTTCCAGTTTGGTGATCGCCAAGTATTTGGGTACTTCTCCCATTGTATGCTTTTTTTAAAAGCTGTATCTAGTCTTTTTAGCTTCCCAAATAATGATGTTAACTTAATGATGCCCGGGAGAAAACAGAAGGAAGGAGGGTGTGGATCAGTGGGCGAGGGGGGAATATTGATGGTTGACTTGAGATTGAATAGTAGATGTGTTAGCAATAACGTAATCTTATCTGTGAGCCTTTGACATGTTGTGAACCGAAAGAGCAAGTAACGATCCCTCATTTCTTTATAAAATGACCTTGATGTTAAGTCTGAACTCTCTGTAATTTATAGAATTAAATATGTTTATGAACATCTATTCAGCATTGTTTTGGGTGGGtattattatatttatcataGGGTGAGTCGAGTCTTCATGAGCAGTATATATGTTATTAAACCTGTGGTGTGATTGCCATTGGTGCTCCTAATGTTCTCATTAACAAATTATATTGTCGAATTTAAAAAGGATAGATGAAATTTCGTGTGGATGAAGAGGTGGAGAATTTGTCTTATTAAGCAAATTATTAATACTATACCATGATTGGACTTATTCTTAATCATGTGCAGTCACCGGCATGTAGAGTAAGCAATTAAGTTATTTCCTCATCCATGATGCTTGAAGATGTACCTCTTTAGTTTCGTGTCTTATTCTTTTGAATTTGACTTGACTGACTTGTTTAAAATGAGTCATTACATATGTGTTACCCCATTTTGCTATTTACCCTTCGTGCATCTCTTGCTTGTGAGCTGTGACGGTCAAAAGCTCATGATGTCTCACAACCCCtttcccttttaatgttatttaaATCAGGTGTGAGTTGTCACGAGCTTGTGACGGACGCAAGTAAGAATTTGTACATTGTACCCTTTTCCCTTTTGCATTTGGTACGTATGTTTCTCAGTTTTCCTTTTGCTATGCTTGTCCCCTATTTACCTGAAGTTATCATCCTGCTCTTACTTATTAATGACTAAATTCAGCATTAGTGTCTAGAAATGTCCAATTTAAGAAATCCTTATGAAAATTGACATGCTTTGTAGAGTGCCTGGCACGTAATTCTGAGTGTCATATTGGTGTTCGTGCCAGACACGGACACACACATCTTATACGAAGTATAAGTGTTTATGCTTAACAGTTGCCATTAAACCGTTCTAACCTCGTAAGCTCTTAATAATCTTCATTCTGAAAAAAATATGTGCTATGAATGTAGCGTAGATGGTCAAATTCAGGTACACTTTGTTTAAATTTGTAGTCAAGTTCAGTTTCGAGAGTTTCTGTCCAAAGAAGTTTTTTGGTCCTATGATCCTAATTCCTATCCATCCAGGATCCAGCATTCCAGCACATTAGGGGTACAAGCAGTGGCACTGGGTCTGGGTCCTCTGGCATCATCTTCTACTTGAATCCTTCACTAAATGCATACTAAAAATTTTTTGTTGGATATTTGTGAAAATGCAATTATTAGATTTAAGATACTCTTGAACATGATCCAGCTAGGTGTTGGGTCCTTTCGATGTCGATTGTTGCTTATCCGTATCATGTTCAAGAGTACCTTAAATCTTGTGCATAAATTTGGGTCCTAGGACATTAATTATCCGTATCATGTGCTTGCACACAACTTGTTGGGAATTCATGTGGCTGCTATTTTGATATATATGCTATCACCATCCCAGTGATTTTTTTTGTATATATTCCGCttgatttcctaaaaaaaaaaatcaaccaaTTTGCAAATTCTTCTAGTTGTCCCCAAGGAGTCTTAATTCAACCTTATGCTGACAAAAGTTTTGCCGTCCAGTGCTCTTGTTTAGAAACTGGCGTCTGACAAGTGTTGCTGATAACATTTCATGGCACTAGAAGATCAGAAATGGAAATCAATTCCGTCTTCACCGAAAGACGCAATGGTAGATAATCTCAATGGCTGTTTTGAGTGCAACATCTGTTTAGAGTCAGCAAATGATCCGGTAGTCACATTATGTGGCCACCTCTATTGTTGGCCATGCATATACAAATGGTTCTACATCCAGAGCGCATCTCTTCCATCAGACGAGTATCCACAGTGCCCAGTTTGTAAGGCTGAAATCTCTCACACAACCGTGATCCCTCTATATGGGCGAGGCCAATCCATGAGCATCTCCAATGGTGAGGCCAAGTCAAGTTCCCCTGATACACATACACCTCCAAGGCCGGCAGCTTGTGGGACACGTGCGTTGCTAAATGCGGCATCTCATCCTGAGCACCAGAT from Silene latifolia isolate original U9 population chromosome 2, ASM4854445v1, whole genome shotgun sequence encodes the following:
- the LOC141642987 gene encoding E3 ubiquitin-protein ligase RMA1H1-like — encoded protein: MALEDQKWKSIPSSPKDAMVDNLNGCFECNICLESANDPVVTLCGHLYCWPCIYKWFYIQSASLPSDEYPQCPVCKAEISHTTVIPLYGRGQSMSISNGEAKSSSPDTHTPPRPAACGTRALLNAASHPEHQIRPYRSNPYQSHPHYASEEVSSSSESVANVFQPVVGMFGEMVYARVFGNSQSLYTYPNSYHYVGNGSPRLRRQEMQVDKSLSRISLFLLCCFLLCLFLF